The DNA region actcgctaaataccaacAGAATCCCCGAcagaatatttctgtcggtattttgcGACCGAATTACGGATGGAAAGTCAGAATTACTGAAAAAAAGGCGGGTACCTGAGGCGGAGGTTTtcgcgggtgatttttccgacagaatcacTGACGGATTCAAAACCTGGGACCCGTgcgggtgacgtgaccggttaaCAGACAAAATTACCGATGGACTCACCGACGGATTTAAATGCTAGAGCTGTACGATGACGTGACAGGTGCACCGTTAacaaaataccgatggaattaccgagggatttgaaaaggCAGGTCCgtacggtgacgtgtcgatCCCCCGTGACAATTAGCGATGGATTCACCGAtggatttattccgtcggtgactCCATCggaaaaaatgaatatatggTCGCCCTGTCGACACTCTCCTCcctcatttctccttcttcttcctaatcctaagtctccccatctgcaaataaccagccccccctcacccccaaacaaaaatctttctcatctcagcagttgtatttcttgaagttttgtggtcacaacatccgtattctgatttaccgacggattttatcaatttttgtaagtaattctatctgtttaaattttaacatttaatgccaattttattgctttattgttatttctcaaacaaacttgtagtttatgaatgtataattttatacctgttatggtttgttttagattttttaagattgtatttgtttgtaaaaactttgtgacaattaccgaattacatgttatgttttgaaataattaatagcttgcttaatggatccttttaagttttatcgatggtattgcagagtggtaatttctattatatatatatatatatatatatatatatatatatatatatatatatatattaatttgtatggacgttgataaatgataatgaatatttaatattttatgagaagttgtgattggtttgttggataatctcgagttaaagtaatatatttacaagtttatttacctaacttagttaattaatatatacatgatgtcatcataattttatagaggttcgatagaagtcatggatgattgttcatggatgtatctagattcaccccaaggattgcgaaggatggattattgtaacggggttcagggttttattaatttcgcaacatctattcccagaaattttactggaggcggtattaggtgtccatgcaggaagtgtcaaaataaaaagtatctgcatccagatgttgtaatgatgcatcttctacataaagggtttgtggaggattaccagtgttggtatgcacatggagaggtatttgttagtaataggagaatgagagaaacggtggttgggtcaacttctaatactagcaacgtgcatgaagcggaaaatgacaacactaatccttacagaaacatggttatggatgcaatgagaatgaatcaaggtaatgtcagtcaatgtccaatcatagaagaagaacctaatgcagcggcagctaggttttttgatttgttgaaagattctgacgaacccttatgggatggctgcacaaaccacagtaaattgtcgaccgtggcacaggtgttcaccattaAGTCAGATCACGagctgagtgaggccgggtatgacaaaattattgattgggcaagaaatTAATTACACTGAAATACCataatcaccgacgtccatactgACGAAATGAAGTCCGTCGGTATAAAACCGAGAGTTCGAAACTAgttacaccgaaatgccacaatcaccgacgtccataccgacggaatgaAGTCCGTCGGTATAAAACCGAGAGTTCAAAactaattacaccgaaatgccacatTCACCGAcatccataccgacggaatgaagtccgtcggtaagttgtcggtggtcaaattttaccgacaaaaataccgacggacagcgcgaattccaaagggtgcGAATTGAATGCACCTCTAACCGTGTCAGATTactgacggaatcaccgacggaccgtgaaaaatttggagggtaattaaaaaattcggtgtgaaatttaaaatttaccgACGACTTGTTTAACTCTTACcgacatatttaaaaaattaataatatttttttaatgtccgtcggtaaatctgtgACTTATCATATATCTTCTAGCTGCCGCCGCttcccctcattttttcttctcctccgtttttcttctcctccggaCAAgcaaattttcagttttttgctctcaatccttcaaggctttcaccttgaatctcttgcaagatttgaataaaggtatgtggtttttttatattttattttattttagttgtagtttttttttttttgttattttgttgtttttggtgtatttttttgtaatgtagataaagttttgaattggacatattattaaggtatgtatatttcgttctttttattgatgtaggtttttttttatgaattttttgaatattttttttgaattgtgttgttataattggtattagttaatttattggatgtttgttgttaaagttgaatctaacttagaattagtaattgttagaataattagtaattttactctattattgcatgatttgtatttaattatttccattgatttcaaTTGTTAGATTAtgtccattgattttaattgttagtttatattttttttaatttattgaatataatttattgttgtattgccatatataattattgattaatttgttgaatttactttagaataattttattgttgtattgccataatgaatatttaataatttgttgaattaatattgtaaatgttgaatttatcttagatttagtaattgaatatgttggaagaattattaattttactctaacttgatgatttgtgcttaattgtttatatttattttgaatttatagtttttgttgTCAAttggtttgtggatttgggtagtatccaagtataggggaggtgctgtcgaattttttttaacatttcaattgaattatatatttatttatataaaattggttagatgcacAGAATGAAATCCAGAGCTTCACGTCCGGTCGCATCAAGTTCGTCTAACAGCGACGAAgacatttccttaggtgcctctcaagaagaggcacctacaccacttgcgtCGTCagctgatgctgcctcttccagcgctgcttcacatcgcagaagcggcctgccttcgcagcggaatcGATTTagccgcaagtacgaggcacaatggaaggacgatctttcaatgtaagtttgttaaggttttaattttttttttctaaaaaaaaacaaatttatgaagtcactatttaattaatttcaattcttttcaggttcacaaacattgaggccgcctgagtaatatcatcggcgtttaaagcgtcgatggagattccattgtttcaatggagtcagatatccagacatcctgaatggatgcctcaaatcaatgcatgatTTTCCAGATTtaaggttcgtgttaatatataattttagcttatttctaataaattcttaatataattgtaaataaattattaacatttttaaaaattatttcttatacACAAAATCAATTCTGCTGAAACGAGGAACataacaatgttgtgaggagggtgtgggaaaatcacgcggcaactaggtaacatcgaaaataatataacttttttttataaaaaaatttatgtttcgaaatgtaatttttttattgcgttaagtaggttgcgtgattttttgtacgaagcccaaaaaaaggcaaaacaaactacgagggatagggggttccaaggctggaatgATATTgcagtttggagggatttcaaaccgatatacatcctggaggatatatggccgcactatcttgagcacgtgacgtctgagcggttcacacgacgctcacagtccggtgctggcaaccggaatcggccaattcatggctcggtgacaacgcacaccggcggctccgttccgtttgctgcacatgcgaaacggatggtaagattaatttaaatgaaatatatcgttcaattaatttgttgttaataattttttttcattataggctacatgtcttggacgtgagccgagccctatggagctgtttgtggagacgcacgtgcggagtcaagaccgccaaaagggggtgcaacagttcgttgacagccgcgcccaacattttgtggtatgtttattcatctattttattttgtaagttattattatgtttattgaattgaatatgattattacttttttaaaaaaaatttcaggagatctataataatcggttgagggagacatacggggacgatcctttgaCCCATCTGGAATTTGacccggatttgtggatggaggctggatcgtcaggtggacccgataagaatcgggtttacgggctctccaacactagggcCGACAACTTGCGGACGACCCGTACTGCTTTAAccgtcgggagctcccaatcagtatcgagctcccaatctaaggagtacatggccttgcagcaaaggtgcgaccagatatcagaggcgtacacacaactcaaagaacaatacacaacagaatctgcacaacaaagagtggcctatgaagagcttcgtcaaatggtcataaacatgtcacaatgtggaacatgtgcacccaatccAAATTGGCCGCATAACagtcagcctcctcctcctcctgatcctcctcaacctcctttatattaatttttgataaacattatttacatttaatgtttttttgaacaatttcattttgtaatgaatattatttatcttacattttttgtttttttatgcttaatataaattttatttgcataattggtttctattaccattaatttatatcattttatattatatattctaaataattattaaaaaaaataataaaaaaaaattacaaagggatttaccgacggaataaatccgtcggcattagacagtagccgcGACCATCCCCGACAAATTTCCAGACGGATAAATCCGgtcggtgttttcatgactcaccaacagatttaccgacggattaattccgtcggtattataTATTCCCGACGAATTCACAGACGGTATATTCTGTCGGTATGCCAACAATTCACCGACTAAGTTACCGACAGATAGTAACCATCggtatcaccgacggaatagaaatccgtcggtattattgaagcgggaaatttatttttttggcgcgcaaattccgtctgtaaaaccgtcggtaaatggtttttttgtttttccgaccGAATTAGCGACGGAATGGGAAATCACCAATGAAAGGTAAGCCAACGGAcgtattccatcggtaattggGTCGGTAAATATTTTACCGGCGTACTATCAATCACagaccgacggaatatttccgtcggtaaaactatgAATTCTTGTTGTGATAATACTTATTGTTCTTGATATCAACAAGTTCTATTTGATGAAGTGGGTttaatggtggtggttttgaatatttatcttgCTTAAAAAGGTAAATCAgggatgagataaaaaaaaaaaagtatctctagtttgattttgtattattaGACTATcctattgttttttgaattaataaattgGTTTCTTGATGCTCTAAGTGTGTGTGTAATAGGTGTGTTTAATGTGaaaataggttaaaaaataattttcaaattaaacaccCCTCTCCTTTTAACTATCATTATAGTGATCAAACATGTTGtctatcttaatttttttcaagaaaataaaggcGAATAACATGTCATATGCATATACACCTTTggtggagaagaaagaaaaaaaaaaaacagaggaacgCTCAAGTACACGAGGTTGGCCTTGCAGTCCTTTGCATATgggcatttgtttttattggccCAAACATTTAACCCCTTTTGaacttttttgaaatttaatttaagattagttaaaatagattaattaaataaaagtgtGACATGTATGACCAAgcaagtatttaattttaaataacttaattaaaagaattatgatatttttttaatagattaatatttaatttttacttggtTATAACTTTTCTTCTAATATTAGTGGATGTTTTGTGCAACcttatgtaatattttttctttaattctattcaattgtttatttttaatattgtttaattgaatgaagattaattctaaaaaacaaagttattaattttaattgtgtttataGATCATGCTACGAGATCaaataacttaatatatatcaatctcttaactttttttgtttaatttttagttagcattaacaatttttttcttaaatttattctcgattttcaatttatttaattaaatatattaaaaaaaattgatttgcaaTAAATTCCTTAAGTCAAAAACACTTTGGAAATACATGCACATTAACTTTTTagcattaaaaatacttttgatcCCACCCATGGTTAAATAAGGGTCAATTGActagattttgaaattaatcaataaattttgacttgaaaatataaaaatattattaattcctatactttttttaacattaaagaaaaaaaatcgagcTACAGCAACCATCCCAAGGAAGAAAAGCGAAATGCATATAATTTTCCACGAAAACAAAGATGGTTTCTTTGCTCACGCACacagcttttctttttctttttctttttttcacgttcccccccccccctttttttttttccatgcgatgccaataattgtaaaaaataacttcaagaCTTGAAAAGGAGTCTTGATTCCCCGGGTCCATCTGCAAAACAACAAAGCAATTCAGCTTAACTTCTCTCCAAATTTCGACCGTTCTTTTCCTGGTGGGGGCTTTTTGGATACCCAGATACTCGACGTTGATAATCACTATTCACACaagatttatataatcttaTATTCATTGACTTGCATTGAATCGGgtaaacattaattattaaattagtttaaaaattctTACATAAAtcggtgtgtgtatatatatatattaaaaaaaatatatgaaaataaaaaaacaaaaaaaattgacaggtcAACCCTGAATTAAACTGGATTCACCCGTGAAATCCAAAtatgtatcatgaaaatctgataactaaatagaaaaaaaatttaacattatcaAACTAaactacatgaaaaaaaaattaaaaagaaaaaaaagcaaaaaaaaattatgggttaacttgtcaaaccagattaacctgttaaacccgaaaaatatgtcatgaaagtctgataactaaaaaacaaatttaatattaacaaactaaattaaaccaaaaaaaattttaaaagaaaaaaaaaaacaaagaaagaagcaaaaaataataatctcaaaaggcctaaaaaaatagctaaaacaaacaacttaaaaaaaaaaaaaaaaaaaacctaaaacatttgtgttttgttttacaGTGCACTGTACTATgcaatttataataaaacattaatgtcTTTTAGTATATATTACAATATTTATTGACTTACATTGACTCAGGTaacattgataattaattagtttgaaAATTCTTACATTAATCGATATATGTGTATgtgtttataatatatatattaagattcaGACTTTATTTAATGAATCGATATGCAATTATTTATtgagataattatataatttttttctgtaatttttatatgaatttcacTTTTTCcccatatttttataaattatatttttcattatatagtTTATTTGTTCAATAACATTTTATATCCTCaataatgtattttgtttgttatagaatataaaaatatgaaaaacaaattaagataaaattaactACAGAGAATCTTTTATAATTATCCTTGATGAATTAGGTGTACAGATATCAAATATGAGAAACATATGTGATAATTGATCAGGGCAGGCCCCCATCCTTTAGAACGGAGGGTCTTTATAAGTAACTTCTTGAGAGCCAGAGTGCTGGTATCTCCCACATATCTTTGCCCAAGTAAAAATGTCTCCGCCTGAAAAACACATTGCTAAAAGTAGTTATAGCTGGTTCAAGAAATTTCAGTATGGTCCAGAAAAACACAATCCTAAAAGAAGTTATAGCTGGTTCAAGAAATTTCAGTATGATCCAGACACAGACTCAGCAAGCGAAACTAGAAATGCTTTGCTAGTAGTTGTGGCCTTGATTGCAGCAGTGACTTTCCAGGCTGGGGTGAACCCTCCTGGAGGGGTCTGGCAAGATGATGGAAATGGTACTCAAGTTGCAGGAAAAGGTCATGTTGCAGGAAGAGCAATTTATGCATCTCAAAAGGGTGCTTACTATGTTTTCGTGGTATCAAACACTTTGGCTCTATCCTCTTGTATACTTGTCATTACATCTCTCACTTACAGGTTCCCTTTCCATTTTGAAATATGGGTTGCTACAGCTTCAATGATGGTAACCTATGCATCTGCGGTTTTTGCTGTTACTCCTCGTGAATCTGTGCGTTTTCGCTATCTTTTGATTGTAGCTTCAGTGCCTTTTGTGATGAGGTGTTTGGGTTATTTCTTCAAGAAGTACTGTGGTTGTTTCTTCAAGAAGTACTGTGGTTGTTTCTTCAAGAAGTACTGTATGAGTGACAATgataatcaaataggaagtcagGAAGAAGGAGACAAGAGGGATGGGCAAGCAGGCCAACAAGTGTagattttctatgtttttgtaGATTAAGCCCATGCGCTAAtgtggacttaatttttatttctaattccGTTGTAAGTCCTCCAGTTGTAGCAGCCTTGCTCTTATTGTCAGCTCTTGTACTCTTTTATAATTAAGTGTGATAACTAGCCAGGTATTATCCCGTGTTGCTGCgaataaataaagatttttctgtttttttttttatatatatattttaattatcagcAGTAGGGATCAGTATTTTTGAATCACTCACTTTAATTTAGTAAATTACTGAACACataatctttattattgttagggttttgttttgttaacatcaatttaagctaaaatttaaaaaaaatcgcaATTTTTTGTGGTATTATTTTGATAGTTATAATTAAGATTTCTGAATGGAAAATTAGTAAAAGTGATTGAGGAACTGTCGGTTGAAACTCAAAATGAATTAAGGGGCAAGTTAATTAATTGTAGTTACTGAATGATTTAGTTGAAAATGTCTAAACCtaatacaaacaataataaaagagtgCTGGCTGGTTCAAGAGATTTCAGTACGATGAAGTGAGAGACTCACCAAGGGATGCTAGAGTAGTTGTGGCCTTGATTGCAACATTACTGCATTCCAAGCTGGGGTGGACCCTCCTGGAGGGGCCTGGCAAGAAAGGCATCATAAAGGAAGAGCAATTTATGCATCTTAAAATCGTGCTTGCTATGTTTTCTTGGTATCAAACACTTTGGCTCTCTCCACATGTATGCTTGTCGTTACGTCTCTCACTTACAGCTGGTTCCCTTTCCATCTTGAAATATGGGTCGCTACAGCCTCAATGATGATAGATAGCCTATGCATCTGCGGTTTATGCAGTTACTCCTCATGAATCTGTGCATTTTCCCTATCTTTCTGGTTGCAGCTTCAGTGCCTTTTGTGATGAGGTGTTTGGGTTATTTCTTCAAGAAGTACGTAAGTGAGAATGGAGTCAAATTGGAAGAGAGGAAGACGGAGCCAAAAGGGATAAAAAGGATGGGCAAGCAGGTCAACAAGTGTAattgatgattttctttttgcaaaaaaacaaatgttgtaaTTTGCCATTTTGCCTCTAATGCGGGGTATTCTTGACATTCTCAAAGCTGATGTCACAGAACTGACGGGTGCTATATACATCATGGCAACGGAAATGATGAAATCATGCATGACGcttcttgaataaaataatcatcCTCGCGCGCAAAATCAGAGATATGGAAATACAGCTAGCAATTTAACTTTTTCCCTCGAATTCTTCCATCATTCTtctaatctaataaaaattataatttaaaagtaaaaaacagcAAACCTATTTCTTCCCGTTATACGCTGAGCCAAATCTTCTTCGAATAGAAACTTGttagatttaaatttgaaaatctttttttttttttttttgaaatcatgtACTTTATAACtcgaattttattttcaatgtatTAAATCACCAGGCACTTTCGGCCCCTCTTAATTCTAAAGTACTGAACATCAGAAGGAAaaggagattaaaaaataaaaaaataaaaaaaaacagcacttCCCGTTGGGGTAGCTGTTTCAGCATCTTATACCTTTCTTAAATGATTTCAACACTCCACCAAGAAGTATTCCCAGATGAATTTAGTGGAAGAGAACCTTTCTTTACTTGAATGAAAATCAAATGCACCGTTCCCGTTCTTGTTATTAATTTAGTCGAGCCTTGTTTTGCCCCGCTGAGTTTGAGTGAAAGACGAGACGGAAAAATCAGTACTCTTACAATTCCTAGTGAAGTATGGGATCAAGTACTGATAACAAAACCCAAATCAACCCCTTAAAAGCTATTATATTGCCAACAATCCCGCCATGTAAAACAAAGACAACCGGTGATGACTTCCGAAATGTTATGCTAGTCGGGGCGGCGCTGATCGCGACGGTGACCTTCCAAGCTGGAATCACCCCACCTGGTGGAGTTTGGCAAAGCGATGATAATCAGGGACATAGAGCTAGACATGCTGTTTATTCTGACCAGAAAGTTCCTTTCCAAATCTTCCTGATATTCAACACCATTGCACTAACGTCCTccatttttctcttattatgtCTAACCTTCGGTTACccttatttcttggaagtctTGATTGCTACAGTTTCTATGATGGGCACTTACAGTTCTGGGATATATTGTATTACACCTTACGAATCAGTGTCCTTTCGCCTCATCTTTGTCGCTGCTCCTGCGCCTCTTGTAATACGGTTTGTCATATGGGTGGTAGCCTCCGCATGCAGGTCGCCGTCCAAGATAATTAGCCGTCTAAGATTACCATTACCAAAGTAATGGTTCAAAATACTGCTCCTGCGCAGTATTGGAGCTGGTTCTATTTTAACATCCGCGTTCATCATGCagaattttatgtttgattctttctttattttattttattttattttatttttttgcttctgaTATTGCTGTAAGCGTTGATTGTAACagcgtaaaaaaataaagttcaaccCTGTAACCTCCCTGTATATATATCTTTATATCTTTTCTAATAACtataacttcaattttcttcttgGGTCTTTTATTACCTGGTGGCATTCTGCTCTACTGGaagcaattaattaattactatatGTTGATCTCCACTGGCATGCTGCCAGTACAGTGAAGCTCACAGTATCagtaataaatatatatctcattttttattaagaataattaatcAGCATAACAACTACTCCCATGGGTTAATTTAAGCTTTTTGTTCAAGTAATTTCTCAATCTTTTTTCCCACATTTCTCAATAGATCAGTCCTCCTTCCATCAAATTTTTGGCCCATcgaatagatatatttttatgtaataaaatgatgttgctttgaaaaacaaatattaaaaaaataataatattaacataagAACCTGATTAAGAATTGTTTATAGAATATTTGACATCagattgataaaatttataggTCTGATTGAGATCCAGTTAAgattgaaatatataaattagagAATAAATTAGGTTTTAGTTAGttttaaacaactttttttcttaaatttattctcgattcttaatttatttaattaaatatatatataaaaaattgatttgcaaTAAATTTCTTGAAGTCAAAAACACTTCGGAAATACATACACATTCACTTTTTagcattaaaaatacttttgatcCCACCCATGGTTAAATAAGGGTCAACTGActagattttgaaattaattattaaaatttgacttaaaaatataaaaatattattaattcctatacttttttaacattaaagaaaaaaatagagctaCAGCAACCATCCCAAGGAAGAAAAGCGAAATGTGAATAATTTTCCTCGAAAACAAAGATGGTTTCTTTGCTCACGCACAcagcttttcttttctattttttttttcacgttcctttccccctttttttattCCATGCGGTGCcaataattgtaaaaataacATCAAGACTTGAAAAGGAGTCTTGATTCCCCGGgtccatctgcaaaataacaaATGCAATTCAGCTTAACTTTAGTCCAAATTTGCACCTTTCTTCTCCTGGTGGGGCTATTTGTATACCAGATACCCGACACTGGTAATCACACTTCACCCATGAATTGACTCAGATAAAGCAAGATTATTACATGaattggttttatatatatattaattaaaattgtctAACTGATTAGTGACAGGacgtaagtttttttaaaaagaactcCACTCATGAACATCTAGAAATGCTAATAAAAAATGGCTGAATAGTTGgaatttaacataaattaaaagtttgtggTTCATgcgatttataaaaattaaaaagtttatgtcAATCTCTATTAAGAGAGTTTTAGCATAGTTAGGAAATAATTAGTTGATTAGTTATCttcttgatttgataaaaattaaagtattagCTTAGTAGAATTTGTAAggatttaaaattgatattattttaatattttttttaataattttgatatgttaatgttaaaataataaaaattttattttaatatatttttaaataaaaaatatttttaaaaacatatgttGCACCATAATACTAATTAAAGACGCGTTATAAAACCCACACTAATGTGGGCTTTATATTTCTATTTTCATTGTAAATCCTCCATTAGTAGCAGCCTCGTTGTAatcctttattaatttttttttcaatattttaattatcagcagggagtaatttttaaattacttattttaaattagtaaattaGTACTGAACGCTTAATATTTATtactagctttgatacccgcgcgatatcgcgggttattttttttgtataaaaaatattttaaaaaataaaaattgaaaaatcttgagtttttctgcaaagttatacccaagaatcttgggtttggctacaACGTCTggcctaaaagtaatatttataatattaataataaaattaaacttgcatgacccaagtttaagtgagcctggctgtaacaccagacccaagaatattggatgtgggtctggctataaggtcgtgacataaaagtgtgataattaaatagattaattaaaaaaaagaaagaaaaaaaatcaacaaaaagaaaaaaaaactaatgaataaaaagaaaaagaaattgaattaattgggttaaccttttAAACTAGGTTATCttgtaaaacctgggatttgtgtcatgaaagtttgataactaaatagaaaaaaaaataacgggtttacccagaattaactgggttaacccatcaagccaagttaacccgtcaagcccagaatacatgtcatgaaagtctgataattaaatagaaagaaaattaattttaacaaactaaattaaatgaaaaaaataactcgtcaaatcaggctaacccatcaaacccgagattcgtatcatgaaaatatgataactaaataaaaaaaaattacattaacaaaataaaatcaaacaaaaaaaattcattaaaaaaaattaaaaaaaaaaaaaatagtcatataatataatacaatataataattattataatgaaaaaagtggggaaagctaaagctaaagctaaattctcaaccaactcaatattaaaaaaataaatttaacaaaaataatta from Populus alba chromosome 14, ASM523922v2, whole genome shotgun sequence includes:
- the LOC118050692 gene encoding uncharacterized protein, which gives rise to MSPPEKHIAKSSYSWFKKFQYGPEKHNPKRSYSWFKKFQYDPDTDSASETRNALLVVVALIAAVTFQAGVNPPGGVWQDDGNGTQVAGKGHVAGRAIYASQKGAYYVFVVSNTLALSSCILVITSLTYRFPFHFEIWVATASMMVTYASAVFAVTPRESVRFRYLLIVASVPFVMRCLGYFFKKYCGCFFKKYCGCFFKKYCMSDNDNQIGSQEEGDKRDGQAGQQV